The following are from one region of the Canis lupus dingo isolate Sandy chromosome 19, ASM325472v2, whole genome shotgun sequence genome:
- the BIN1 gene encoding myc box-dependent-interacting protein 1 isoform X7 yields MMRKVLQKLGKADETKDEQFEQCVQNFNKQLTEGTRLQKDLRTYLASVKAMHEASKKLNECLQEVYEPDWPGRDEANKIAENNDLLWLDYHQKLVDQALLTMDTYLGQFPDIKSRIAKRGRKLVDYDSARHHYESLQTAKKKDEAKIAKPVSLLEKAAPQWCQGKLQAHLVAQTNLLRNQAEEELIKAQKVFEEMNVDLQEELPSLWNSRVGFYVNTFQSIAGLEENFHKEMSKLNQNLNDVLVSLEKQHGSNTFTVKAQPRKKTKLLSRLLRKKNSDNAPAKGNKSPSPPPDGSPAATPEIRVNHEPEPSAAAGAALPKSPSQLRKGPPVPPPPKHTPSKEVKQEQILSLFDDTFVPEISVTTPSQFEVPGPFSEQASLLDLDFDPLPPVASPVKAPTPSGQSIPWDLWEPTESPAGSLPPGEPSATEGTFAVAWPSQTAEPGPAQPAEASEVAGGTPPAAGAQEPGETAASEAASSSLPAVVVETFSATVNGTVEGGGGAGRLDLPPGFMFKVQAQHDYVATDTDELQLKAGDVVLVIPFQNPEEQDEGWLMGVKESDWNQHKELEKCRGVFPENFTERVQ; encoded by the exons GTCCTCCAGAAACTGGGGAAGGCGGATGAAACAAAGGATGAGCAGTTTGAACAGTGTGTCCAGAATTTCAACAAGCAGCTG ACTGAGGGCACTCGACTACAGAAGGACCTCCGGACCTACCTGGCCTCAGTCAAGG CCATGCACGAAGCCTCCAAGAAACTGAATGAATGTCTGCAGGAGGTGTACGAGCCCGACTGGCCTGGCAGGGATGAAGCAAACAAGATAGCTGAG AACAACGACCTCCTCTGGCTGGATTACCACCAGAAGCTGGTGGACCAGGCGCTGTTGACTATGGACACATACCTGGGCCAGTTCCCTGACATCAAG TCACGCATTGCCAAGCGAGGGCGGAAGCTGGTGGACTATGACAGTGCCCGGCACCATTATGAGTCCCTCCAAACCGCCAAAAAGAAGGATGAAGCCAAGATCGCCAAG cctgtcTCGCTGCTTGAGAAAGCCGCCCCCCAGTGGTGCCAAGGCAAACTGCAGGCTCATCTCGTAGCTCAAACTAACCTGCTCCGAAATCAG GCAGAGGAGGAGCTCATCAAAGCCCAGAAAGTGTTTGAGGAGATGAACGTGGATCTGCAGGAAGAGCTGCCATCCCTGTGGAACAG CCGGGTAGGTTTCTATGTCAACACGTTTCAGAGCATTGCAGGCCTGGAGGAGAACTTCCACAAGGAGATGAGTAAG CTCAACCAGAACCTCAACGATGTGCTGGTCAGCCTGGAGAAGCAGCATGGGAGCAACACCTTCACAGTCAAGGCCCAGCCCAG aaagaaaactaaactGCTCTCCCGGCTGCTCAGAAAGAAGAACAG TGACAACGCCCCTGCAAAAGGGAACAAGAGCCCTTCGCCTCCGCCAGACGGCTCCCCAGCCGCCACCCCGGAGATCAGAGTCAACCACGAGCCTGAGCCCTCGGCAGCAGCCGGGGCAGCCCTCCCCAAGTCCCCATCTCAG CTCCGGAAAGGGCCACCAGTCCCTCCGCCTCCCAAACACACCCCGTCCAAGGAGGTCAAGCAGGAGCAGATCCTCAGCCTGTTTGATGACACGTTTGTCCCTGAGATCAGCGTGACCACCCCCTCCCAG TTTGAGGTCCCAGGGCCTTTCTCGGAGCAGGCCAGTCTGCTGGACCTGGACTTTGACCCCCTCCCGCCTGTGGCGAGCCCAGTGAAGGCACCCACGCCCTCTGGTCAG TCAATTCCGTGGGACCTCTGGGAG CCCACAGAGAGTCCAGCTGGCAGCCTGCCTCCCGGGGAGCCCAGCGCTACCGAGGGCACCTTTGCTGTGGCCTGGCCCAGCCAGACGGCCGAGCCGGGGCCTGCCCAA CCAGCGGAGGCCTCGGAGGTGGCGGGTGGGACCCCACCTGCGGCTGGAGCCCAGGAGCCCGGGGAAACAGCAGCAAGTGAAGCGGCCTCC AGCTCTCTCCCTGCGGTGGTGGTAGAGACCTTCTCAGCAACTGTGAATGGCACCGTGGAGGGTGGCGGTGGGGCGGGACGCTTGGACCTGCCCCCAGGCTTCATGTTCAAG GTGCAGGCCCAGCACGACTACGTGGCCACCGACACCGATGAGCTGCAGCTCAAGGCGGGTGACGTGGTGCTGGTGATCCCCTTCCAGAACCCGGAGGAGCAG GATGAAGGCTGGCTCATGGGCGTGAAGGAGAGTGACTGGAACCAGCACAAGGAGCTGGAGAAATGCCGGGGCGTCTTCCCTGAGAACTTCACAGAGCGGGTTCAGTGA
- the BIN1 gene encoding myc box-dependent-interacting protein 1 isoform X1, which produces MPGMETHFADTSLKVLQKLGKADETKDEQFEQCVQNFNKQLTEGTRLQKDLRTYLASVKAMHEASKKLNECLQEVYEPDWPGRDEANKIAENNDLLWLDYHQKLVDQALLTMDTYLGQFPDIKSRIAKRGRKLVDYDSARHHYESLQTAKKKDEAKIAKPVSLLEKAAPQWCQGKLQAHLVAQTNLLRNQAEEELIKAQKVFEEMNVDLQEELPSLWNSRVGFYVNTFQSIAGLEENFHKEMSKLNQNLNDVLVSLEKQHGSNTFTVKAQPRKKTKLLSRLLRKKNSDNAPAKGNKSPSPPPDGSPAATPEIRVNHEPEPSAAAGAALPKSPSQLRKGPPVPPPPKHTPSKEVKQEQILSLFDDTFVPEISVTTPSQFEVPGPFSEQASLLDLDFDPLPPVASPVKAPTPSGQSIPWDLWEPTESPAGSLPPGEPSATEGTFAVAWPSQTAEPGPAQPAEASEVAGGTPPAAGAQEPGETAASEAASSSLPAVVVETFSATVNGTVEGGGGAGRLDLPPGFMFKVQAQHDYVATDTDELQLKAGDVVLVIPFQNPEEQDEGWLMGVKESDWNQHKELEKCRGVFPENFTERVQ; this is translated from the exons GTCCTCCAGAAACTGGGGAAGGCGGATGAAACAAAGGATGAGCAGTTTGAACAGTGTGTCCAGAATTTCAACAAGCAGCTG ACTGAGGGCACTCGACTACAGAAGGACCTCCGGACCTACCTGGCCTCAGTCAAGG CCATGCACGAAGCCTCCAAGAAACTGAATGAATGTCTGCAGGAGGTGTACGAGCCCGACTGGCCTGGCAGGGATGAAGCAAACAAGATAGCTGAG AACAACGACCTCCTCTGGCTGGATTACCACCAGAAGCTGGTGGACCAGGCGCTGTTGACTATGGACACATACCTGGGCCAGTTCCCTGACATCAAG TCACGCATTGCCAAGCGAGGGCGGAAGCTGGTGGACTATGACAGTGCCCGGCACCATTATGAGTCCCTCCAAACCGCCAAAAAGAAGGATGAAGCCAAGATCGCCAAG cctgtcTCGCTGCTTGAGAAAGCCGCCCCCCAGTGGTGCCAAGGCAAACTGCAGGCTCATCTCGTAGCTCAAACTAACCTGCTCCGAAATCAG GCAGAGGAGGAGCTCATCAAAGCCCAGAAAGTGTTTGAGGAGATGAACGTGGATCTGCAGGAAGAGCTGCCATCCCTGTGGAACAG CCGGGTAGGTTTCTATGTCAACACGTTTCAGAGCATTGCAGGCCTGGAGGAGAACTTCCACAAGGAGATGAGTAAG CTCAACCAGAACCTCAACGATGTGCTGGTCAGCCTGGAGAAGCAGCATGGGAGCAACACCTTCACAGTCAAGGCCCAGCCCAG aaagaaaactaaactGCTCTCCCGGCTGCTCAGAAAGAAGAACAG TGACAACGCCCCTGCAAAAGGGAACAAGAGCCCTTCGCCTCCGCCAGACGGCTCCCCAGCCGCCACCCCGGAGATCAGAGTCAACCACGAGCCTGAGCCCTCGGCAGCAGCCGGGGCAGCCCTCCCCAAGTCCCCATCTCAG CTCCGGAAAGGGCCACCAGTCCCTCCGCCTCCCAAACACACCCCGTCCAAGGAGGTCAAGCAGGAGCAGATCCTCAGCCTGTTTGATGACACGTTTGTCCCTGAGATCAGCGTGACCACCCCCTCCCAG TTTGAGGTCCCAGGGCCTTTCTCGGAGCAGGCCAGTCTGCTGGACCTGGACTTTGACCCCCTCCCGCCTGTGGCGAGCCCAGTGAAGGCACCCACGCCCTCTGGTCAG TCAATTCCGTGGGACCTCTGGGAG CCCACAGAGAGTCCAGCTGGCAGCCTGCCTCCCGGGGAGCCCAGCGCTACCGAGGGCACCTTTGCTGTGGCCTGGCCCAGCCAGACGGCCGAGCCGGGGCCTGCCCAA CCAGCGGAGGCCTCGGAGGTGGCGGGTGGGACCCCACCTGCGGCTGGAGCCCAGGAGCCCGGGGAAACAGCAGCAAGTGAAGCGGCCTCC AGCTCTCTCCCTGCGGTGGTGGTAGAGACCTTCTCAGCAACTGTGAATGGCACCGTGGAGGGTGGCGGTGGGGCGGGACGCTTGGACCTGCCCCCAGGCTTCATGTTCAAG GTGCAGGCCCAGCACGACTACGTGGCCACCGACACCGATGAGCTGCAGCTCAAGGCGGGTGACGTGGTGCTGGTGATCCCCTTCCAGAACCCGGAGGAGCAG GATGAAGGCTGGCTCATGGGCGTGAAGGAGAGTGACTGGAACCAGCACAAGGAGCTGGAGAAATGCCGGGGCGTCTTCCCTGAGAACTTCACAGAGCGGGTTCAGTGA
- the BIN1 gene encoding myc box-dependent-interacting protein 1 isoform X19, translating into MAEMGSKGVTAGKIASNVQKKLTRAQEKVLQKLGKADETKDEQFEQCVQNFNKQLTEGTRLQKDLRTYLASVKAMHEASKKLNECLQEVYEPDWPGRDEANKIAENNDLLWLDYHQKLVDQALLTMDTYLGQFPDIKSRIAKRGRKLVDYDSARHHYESLQTAKKKDEAKIAKAEEELIKAQKVFEEMNVDLQEELPSLWNSRVGFYVNTFQSIAGLEENFHKEMSKLNQNLNDVLVSLEKQHGSNTFTVKAQPSDNAPAKGNKSPSPPPDGSPAATPEIRVNHEPEPSAAAGAALPKSPSQPAEASEVAGGTPPAAGAQEPGETAASEAASSSLPAVVVETFSATVNGTVEGGGGAGRLDLPPGFMFKVQAQHDYVATDTDELQLKAGDVVLVIPFQNPEEQDEGWLMGVKESDWNQHKELEKCRGVFPENFTERVQ; encoded by the exons GTCCTCCAGAAACTGGGGAAGGCGGATGAAACAAAGGATGAGCAGTTTGAACAGTGTGTCCAGAATTTCAACAAGCAGCTG ACTGAGGGCACTCGACTACAGAAGGACCTCCGGACCTACCTGGCCTCAGTCAAGG CCATGCACGAAGCCTCCAAGAAACTGAATGAATGTCTGCAGGAGGTGTACGAGCCCGACTGGCCTGGCAGGGATGAAGCAAACAAGATAGCTGAG AACAACGACCTCCTCTGGCTGGATTACCACCAGAAGCTGGTGGACCAGGCGCTGTTGACTATGGACACATACCTGGGCCAGTTCCCTGACATCAAG TCACGCATTGCCAAGCGAGGGCGGAAGCTGGTGGACTATGACAGTGCCCGGCACCATTATGAGTCCCTCCAAACCGCCAAAAAGAAGGATGAAGCCAAGATCGCCAAG GCAGAGGAGGAGCTCATCAAAGCCCAGAAAGTGTTTGAGGAGATGAACGTGGATCTGCAGGAAGAGCTGCCATCCCTGTGGAACAG CCGGGTAGGTTTCTATGTCAACACGTTTCAGAGCATTGCAGGCCTGGAGGAGAACTTCCACAAGGAGATGAGTAAG CTCAACCAGAACCTCAACGATGTGCTGGTCAGCCTGGAGAAGCAGCATGGGAGCAACACCTTCACAGTCAAGGCCCAGCCCAG TGACAACGCCCCTGCAAAAGGGAACAAGAGCCCTTCGCCTCCGCCAGACGGCTCCCCAGCCGCCACCCCGGAGATCAGAGTCAACCACGAGCCTGAGCCCTCGGCAGCAGCCGGGGCAGCCCTCCCCAAGTCCCCATCTCAG CCAGCGGAGGCCTCGGAGGTGGCGGGTGGGACCCCACCTGCGGCTGGAGCCCAGGAGCCCGGGGAAACAGCAGCAAGTGAAGCGGCCTCC AGCTCTCTCCCTGCGGTGGTGGTAGAGACCTTCTCAGCAACTGTGAATGGCACCGTGGAGGGTGGCGGTGGGGCGGGACGCTTGGACCTGCCCCCAGGCTTCATGTTCAAG GTGCAGGCCCAGCACGACTACGTGGCCACCGACACCGATGAGCTGCAGCTCAAGGCGGGTGACGTGGTGCTGGTGATCCCCTTCCAGAACCCGGAGGAGCAG GATGAAGGCTGGCTCATGGGCGTGAAGGAGAGTGACTGGAACCAGCACAAGGAGCTGGAGAAATGCCGGGGCGTCTTCCCTGAGAACTTCACAGAGCGGGTTCAGTGA
- the BIN1 gene encoding myc box-dependent-interacting protein 1 isoform X5: MAEMGSKGVTAGKIASNVQKKLTRAQEKVLQKLGKADETKDEQFEQCVQNFNKQLTEGTRLQKDLRTYLASVKAMHEASKKLNECLQEVYEPDWPGRDEANKIAENNDLLWLDYHQKLVDQALLTMDTYLGQFPDIKSRIAKRGRKLVDYDSARHHYESLQTAKKKDEAKIAKPVSLLEKAAPQWCQGKLQAHLVAQTNLLRNQAEEELIKAQKVFEEMNVDLQEELPSLWNSRVGFYVNTFQSIAGLEENFHKEMSKLNQNLNDVLVSLEKQHGSNTFTVKAQPSDNAPAKGNKSPSPPPDGSPAATPEIRVNHEPEPSAAAGAALPKSPSQLRKGPPVPPPPKHTPSKEVKQEQILSLFDDTFVPEISVTTPSQFEVPGPFSEQASLLDLDFDPLPPVASPVKAPTPSGQSIPWDLWEPTESPAGSLPPGEPSATEGTFAVAWPSQTAEPGPAQPAEASEVAGGTPPAAGAQEPGETAASEAASSSLPAVVVETFSATVNGTVEGGGGAGRLDLPPGFMFKVQAQHDYVATDTDELQLKAGDVVLVIPFQNPEEQDEGWLMGVKESDWNQHKELEKCRGVFPENFTERVQ; encoded by the exons GTCCTCCAGAAACTGGGGAAGGCGGATGAAACAAAGGATGAGCAGTTTGAACAGTGTGTCCAGAATTTCAACAAGCAGCTG ACTGAGGGCACTCGACTACAGAAGGACCTCCGGACCTACCTGGCCTCAGTCAAGG CCATGCACGAAGCCTCCAAGAAACTGAATGAATGTCTGCAGGAGGTGTACGAGCCCGACTGGCCTGGCAGGGATGAAGCAAACAAGATAGCTGAG AACAACGACCTCCTCTGGCTGGATTACCACCAGAAGCTGGTGGACCAGGCGCTGTTGACTATGGACACATACCTGGGCCAGTTCCCTGACATCAAG TCACGCATTGCCAAGCGAGGGCGGAAGCTGGTGGACTATGACAGTGCCCGGCACCATTATGAGTCCCTCCAAACCGCCAAAAAGAAGGATGAAGCCAAGATCGCCAAG cctgtcTCGCTGCTTGAGAAAGCCGCCCCCCAGTGGTGCCAAGGCAAACTGCAGGCTCATCTCGTAGCTCAAACTAACCTGCTCCGAAATCAG GCAGAGGAGGAGCTCATCAAAGCCCAGAAAGTGTTTGAGGAGATGAACGTGGATCTGCAGGAAGAGCTGCCATCCCTGTGGAACAG CCGGGTAGGTTTCTATGTCAACACGTTTCAGAGCATTGCAGGCCTGGAGGAGAACTTCCACAAGGAGATGAGTAAG CTCAACCAGAACCTCAACGATGTGCTGGTCAGCCTGGAGAAGCAGCATGGGAGCAACACCTTCACAGTCAAGGCCCAGCCCAG TGACAACGCCCCTGCAAAAGGGAACAAGAGCCCTTCGCCTCCGCCAGACGGCTCCCCAGCCGCCACCCCGGAGATCAGAGTCAACCACGAGCCTGAGCCCTCGGCAGCAGCCGGGGCAGCCCTCCCCAAGTCCCCATCTCAG CTCCGGAAAGGGCCACCAGTCCCTCCGCCTCCCAAACACACCCCGTCCAAGGAGGTCAAGCAGGAGCAGATCCTCAGCCTGTTTGATGACACGTTTGTCCCTGAGATCAGCGTGACCACCCCCTCCCAG TTTGAGGTCCCAGGGCCTTTCTCGGAGCAGGCCAGTCTGCTGGACCTGGACTTTGACCCCCTCCCGCCTGTGGCGAGCCCAGTGAAGGCACCCACGCCCTCTGGTCAG TCAATTCCGTGGGACCTCTGGGAG CCCACAGAGAGTCCAGCTGGCAGCCTGCCTCCCGGGGAGCCCAGCGCTACCGAGGGCACCTTTGCTGTGGCCTGGCCCAGCCAGACGGCCGAGCCGGGGCCTGCCCAA CCAGCGGAGGCCTCGGAGGTGGCGGGTGGGACCCCACCTGCGGCTGGAGCCCAGGAGCCCGGGGAAACAGCAGCAAGTGAAGCGGCCTCC AGCTCTCTCCCTGCGGTGGTGGTAGAGACCTTCTCAGCAACTGTGAATGGCACCGTGGAGGGTGGCGGTGGGGCGGGACGCTTGGACCTGCCCCCAGGCTTCATGTTCAAG GTGCAGGCCCAGCACGACTACGTGGCCACCGACACCGATGAGCTGCAGCTCAAGGCGGGTGACGTGGTGCTGGTGATCCCCTTCCAGAACCCGGAGGAGCAG GATGAAGGCTGGCTCATGGGCGTGAAGGAGAGTGACTGGAACCAGCACAAGGAGCTGGAGAAATGCCGGGGCGTCTTCCCTGAGAACTTCACAGAGCGGGTTCAGTGA
- the BIN1 gene encoding myc box-dependent-interacting protein 1 isoform X6 encodes MMRKVKVLQKLGKADETKDEQFEQCVQNFNKQLTEGTRLQKDLRTYLASVKAMHEASKKLNECLQEVYEPDWPGRDEANKIAENNDLLWLDYHQKLVDQALLTMDTYLGQFPDIKSRIAKRGRKLVDYDSARHHYESLQTAKKKDEAKIAKPVSLLEKAAPQWCQGKLQAHLVAQTNLLRNQAEEELIKAQKVFEEMNVDLQEELPSLWNSRVGFYVNTFQSIAGLEENFHKEMSKLNQNLNDVLVSLEKQHGSNTFTVKAQPRKKTKLLSRLLRKKNSDNAPAKGNKSPSPPPDGSPAATPEIRVNHEPEPSAAAGAALPKSPSQLRKGPPVPPPPKHTPSKEVKQEQILSLFDDTFVPEISVTTPSQFEVPGPFSEQASLLDLDFDPLPPVASPVKAPTPSGQSIPWDLWEPTESPAGSLPPGEPSATEGTFAVAWPSQTAEPGPAQPAEASEVAGGTPPAAGAQEPGETAASEAASSSLPAVVVETFSATVNGTVEGGGGAGRLDLPPGFMFKVQAQHDYVATDTDELQLKAGDVVLVIPFQNPEEQDEGWLMGVKESDWNQHKELEKCRGVFPENFTERVQ; translated from the exons GTCCTCCAGAAACTGGGGAAGGCGGATGAAACAAAGGATGAGCAGTTTGAACAGTGTGTCCAGAATTTCAACAAGCAGCTG ACTGAGGGCACTCGACTACAGAAGGACCTCCGGACCTACCTGGCCTCAGTCAAGG CCATGCACGAAGCCTCCAAGAAACTGAATGAATGTCTGCAGGAGGTGTACGAGCCCGACTGGCCTGGCAGGGATGAAGCAAACAAGATAGCTGAG AACAACGACCTCCTCTGGCTGGATTACCACCAGAAGCTGGTGGACCAGGCGCTGTTGACTATGGACACATACCTGGGCCAGTTCCCTGACATCAAG TCACGCATTGCCAAGCGAGGGCGGAAGCTGGTGGACTATGACAGTGCCCGGCACCATTATGAGTCCCTCCAAACCGCCAAAAAGAAGGATGAAGCCAAGATCGCCAAG cctgtcTCGCTGCTTGAGAAAGCCGCCCCCCAGTGGTGCCAAGGCAAACTGCAGGCTCATCTCGTAGCTCAAACTAACCTGCTCCGAAATCAG GCAGAGGAGGAGCTCATCAAAGCCCAGAAAGTGTTTGAGGAGATGAACGTGGATCTGCAGGAAGAGCTGCCATCCCTGTGGAACAG CCGGGTAGGTTTCTATGTCAACACGTTTCAGAGCATTGCAGGCCTGGAGGAGAACTTCCACAAGGAGATGAGTAAG CTCAACCAGAACCTCAACGATGTGCTGGTCAGCCTGGAGAAGCAGCATGGGAGCAACACCTTCACAGTCAAGGCCCAGCCCAG aaagaaaactaaactGCTCTCCCGGCTGCTCAGAAAGAAGAACAG TGACAACGCCCCTGCAAAAGGGAACAAGAGCCCTTCGCCTCCGCCAGACGGCTCCCCAGCCGCCACCCCGGAGATCAGAGTCAACCACGAGCCTGAGCCCTCGGCAGCAGCCGGGGCAGCCCTCCCCAAGTCCCCATCTCAG CTCCGGAAAGGGCCACCAGTCCCTCCGCCTCCCAAACACACCCCGTCCAAGGAGGTCAAGCAGGAGCAGATCCTCAGCCTGTTTGATGACACGTTTGTCCCTGAGATCAGCGTGACCACCCCCTCCCAG TTTGAGGTCCCAGGGCCTTTCTCGGAGCAGGCCAGTCTGCTGGACCTGGACTTTGACCCCCTCCCGCCTGTGGCGAGCCCAGTGAAGGCACCCACGCCCTCTGGTCAG TCAATTCCGTGGGACCTCTGGGAG CCCACAGAGAGTCCAGCTGGCAGCCTGCCTCCCGGGGAGCCCAGCGCTACCGAGGGCACCTTTGCTGTGGCCTGGCCCAGCCAGACGGCCGAGCCGGGGCCTGCCCAA CCAGCGGAGGCCTCGGAGGTGGCGGGTGGGACCCCACCTGCGGCTGGAGCCCAGGAGCCCGGGGAAACAGCAGCAAGTGAAGCGGCCTCC AGCTCTCTCCCTGCGGTGGTGGTAGAGACCTTCTCAGCAACTGTGAATGGCACCGTGGAGGGTGGCGGTGGGGCGGGACGCTTGGACCTGCCCCCAGGCTTCATGTTCAAG GTGCAGGCCCAGCACGACTACGTGGCCACCGACACCGATGAGCTGCAGCTCAAGGCGGGTGACGTGGTGCTGGTGATCCCCTTCCAGAACCCGGAGGAGCAG GATGAAGGCTGGCTCATGGGCGTGAAGGAGAGTGACTGGAACCAGCACAAGGAGCTGGAGAAATGCCGGGGCGTCTTCCCTGAGAACTTCACAGAGCGGGTTCAGTGA
- the BIN1 gene encoding myc box-dependent-interacting protein 1 isoform X22 → MMRKVLQKLGKADETKDEQFEQCVQNFNKQLTEGTRLQKDLRTYLASVKAMHEASKKLNECLQEVYEPDWPGRDEANKIAENNDLLWLDYHQKLVDQALLTMDTYLGQFPDIKSRIAKRGRKLVDYDSARHHYESLQTAKKKDEAKIAKAEEELIKAQKVFEEMNVDLQEELPSLWNSRVGFYVNTFQSIAGLEENFHKEMSKLNQNLNDVLVSLEKQHGSNTFTVKAQPSDNAPAKGNKSPSPPPDGSPAATPEIRVNHEPEPSAAAGAALPKSPSQSSLPAVVVETFSATVNGTVEGGGGAGRLDLPPGFMFKVQAQHDYVATDTDELQLKAGDVVLVIPFQNPEEQDEGWLMGVKESDWNQHKELEKCRGVFPENFTERVQ, encoded by the exons GTCCTCCAGAAACTGGGGAAGGCGGATGAAACAAAGGATGAGCAGTTTGAACAGTGTGTCCAGAATTTCAACAAGCAGCTG ACTGAGGGCACTCGACTACAGAAGGACCTCCGGACCTACCTGGCCTCAGTCAAGG CCATGCACGAAGCCTCCAAGAAACTGAATGAATGTCTGCAGGAGGTGTACGAGCCCGACTGGCCTGGCAGGGATGAAGCAAACAAGATAGCTGAG AACAACGACCTCCTCTGGCTGGATTACCACCAGAAGCTGGTGGACCAGGCGCTGTTGACTATGGACACATACCTGGGCCAGTTCCCTGACATCAAG TCACGCATTGCCAAGCGAGGGCGGAAGCTGGTGGACTATGACAGTGCCCGGCACCATTATGAGTCCCTCCAAACCGCCAAAAAGAAGGATGAAGCCAAGATCGCCAAG GCAGAGGAGGAGCTCATCAAAGCCCAGAAAGTGTTTGAGGAGATGAACGTGGATCTGCAGGAAGAGCTGCCATCCCTGTGGAACAG CCGGGTAGGTTTCTATGTCAACACGTTTCAGAGCATTGCAGGCCTGGAGGAGAACTTCCACAAGGAGATGAGTAAG CTCAACCAGAACCTCAACGATGTGCTGGTCAGCCTGGAGAAGCAGCATGGGAGCAACACCTTCACAGTCAAGGCCCAGCCCAG TGACAACGCCCCTGCAAAAGGGAACAAGAGCCCTTCGCCTCCGCCAGACGGCTCCCCAGCCGCCACCCCGGAGATCAGAGTCAACCACGAGCCTGAGCCCTCGGCAGCAGCCGGGGCAGCCCTCCCCAAGTCCCCATCTCAG AGCTCTCTCCCTGCGGTGGTGGTAGAGACCTTCTCAGCAACTGTGAATGGCACCGTGGAGGGTGGCGGTGGGGCGGGACGCTTGGACCTGCCCCCAGGCTTCATGTTCAAG GTGCAGGCCCAGCACGACTACGTGGCCACCGACACCGATGAGCTGCAGCTCAAGGCGGGTGACGTGGTGCTGGTGATCCCCTTCCAGAACCCGGAGGAGCAG GATGAAGGCTGGCTCATGGGCGTGAAGGAGAGTGACTGGAACCAGCACAAGGAGCTGGAGAAATGCCGGGGCGTCTTCCCTGAGAACTTCACAGAGCGGGTTCAGTGA
- the BIN1 gene encoding myc box-dependent-interacting protein 1 isoform X16, protein MAEMGSKGVTAGKIASNVQKKLTRAQEKVLQKLGKADETKDEQFEQCVQNFNKQLTEGTRLQKDLRTYLASVKAMHEASKKLNECLQEVYEPDWPGRDEANKIAENNDLLWLDYHQKLVDQALLTMDTYLGQFPDIKSRIAKRGRKLVDYDSARHHYESLQTAKKKDEAKIAKAEEELIKAQKVFEEMNVDLQEELPSLWNSRVGFYVNTFQSIAGLEENFHKEMSKLNQNLNDVLVSLEKQHGSNTFTVKAQPSDNAPAKGNKSPSPPPDGSPAATPEIRVNHEPEPSAAAGAALPKSPSQPTESPAGSLPPGEPSATEGTFAVAWPSQTAEPGPAQPAEASEVAGGTPPAAGAQEPGETAASEAASSSLPAVVVETFSATVNGTVEGGGGAGRLDLPPGFMFKVQAQHDYVATDTDELQLKAGDVVLVIPFQNPEEQDEGWLMGVKESDWNQHKELEKCRGVFPENFTERVQ, encoded by the exons GTCCTCCAGAAACTGGGGAAGGCGGATGAAACAAAGGATGAGCAGTTTGAACAGTGTGTCCAGAATTTCAACAAGCAGCTG ACTGAGGGCACTCGACTACAGAAGGACCTCCGGACCTACCTGGCCTCAGTCAAGG CCATGCACGAAGCCTCCAAGAAACTGAATGAATGTCTGCAGGAGGTGTACGAGCCCGACTGGCCTGGCAGGGATGAAGCAAACAAGATAGCTGAG AACAACGACCTCCTCTGGCTGGATTACCACCAGAAGCTGGTGGACCAGGCGCTGTTGACTATGGACACATACCTGGGCCAGTTCCCTGACATCAAG TCACGCATTGCCAAGCGAGGGCGGAAGCTGGTGGACTATGACAGTGCCCGGCACCATTATGAGTCCCTCCAAACCGCCAAAAAGAAGGATGAAGCCAAGATCGCCAAG GCAGAGGAGGAGCTCATCAAAGCCCAGAAAGTGTTTGAGGAGATGAACGTGGATCTGCAGGAAGAGCTGCCATCCCTGTGGAACAG CCGGGTAGGTTTCTATGTCAACACGTTTCAGAGCATTGCAGGCCTGGAGGAGAACTTCCACAAGGAGATGAGTAAG CTCAACCAGAACCTCAACGATGTGCTGGTCAGCCTGGAGAAGCAGCATGGGAGCAACACCTTCACAGTCAAGGCCCAGCCCAG TGACAACGCCCCTGCAAAAGGGAACAAGAGCCCTTCGCCTCCGCCAGACGGCTCCCCAGCCGCCACCCCGGAGATCAGAGTCAACCACGAGCCTGAGCCCTCGGCAGCAGCCGGGGCAGCCCTCCCCAAGTCCCCATCTCAG CCCACAGAGAGTCCAGCTGGCAGCCTGCCTCCCGGGGAGCCCAGCGCTACCGAGGGCACCTTTGCTGTGGCCTGGCCCAGCCAGACGGCCGAGCCGGGGCCTGCCCAA CCAGCGGAGGCCTCGGAGGTGGCGGGTGGGACCCCACCTGCGGCTGGAGCCCAGGAGCCCGGGGAAACAGCAGCAAGTGAAGCGGCCTCC AGCTCTCTCCCTGCGGTGGTGGTAGAGACCTTCTCAGCAACTGTGAATGGCACCGTGGAGGGTGGCGGTGGGGCGGGACGCTTGGACCTGCCCCCAGGCTTCATGTTCAAG GTGCAGGCCCAGCACGACTACGTGGCCACCGACACCGATGAGCTGCAGCTCAAGGCGGGTGACGTGGTGCTGGTGATCCCCTTCCAGAACCCGGAGGAGCAG GATGAAGGCTGGCTCATGGGCGTGAAGGAGAGTGACTGGAACCAGCACAAGGAGCTGGAGAAATGCCGGGGCGTCTTCCCTGAGAACTTCACAGAGCGGGTTCAGTGA